The Henckelia pumila isolate YLH828 chromosome 2, ASM3356847v2, whole genome shotgun sequence genome includes a window with the following:
- the LOC140882789 gene encoding uncharacterized protein has product MSLITEEIRASASELYAGDEICQTESKNLLTRMGLPNGLLPLIDMVECGYVEKTGFFWLTQKKKTEHKFEKIGRNFQYAAEVTGYVEKNKAKRLTGVKAKELLIWLNVCDIYVDHPPTGKITFKSPTGLTRTFPVSAFELEEEPAAVKLLGN; this is encoded by the coding sequence ATGTCTTTAATAACAGAAGAAATCCGAGCAAGTGCATCGGAGTTGTACGCCGGAGATGAAATCTGTCAAACGGAATCAAAAAACCTGCTCACAAGAATGGGCTTACCAAACGGGCTCTTGCCCTTGATAGACATGGTGGAATGCGGCTACGTGGAGAAGACGGGCTTCTTTTGGCTCACACAGAAGAAGAAAACCGAGCACAAGTTCGAGAAGATCGGAAGAAACTTTCAGTACGCCGCCGAGGTGACGGGTTATGTGGAGAAAAACAAGGCCAAGAGATTGACTGGTGTTAAGGCCAAAGAGCTTCTGATTTGGCTCAATGTATGTGACATTTATGTGGACCATCCGCCCACCGGAAAGATCACGTTCAAGTCTCCGACTGGTCTGACGCGTACGTTCCCGGTGTCGGCGTTTGAGCTCGAGGAGGAGCCGGCGGCTGTGAAGCTGCTGGGTAATTAA
- the LOC140883646 gene encoding psbP domain-containing protein 1, chloroplastic isoform X1 has translation MATLLAISYSPKLNTPHSRRLTINSTPSPSVSCMLNESKGFAVPRRNAMALILSGYILSISNAQNTAFAQSVVYREYIDSFDGYSFKYPGNWIQVRGAGADVFFRDPYVLDENISVEISSPSSSKYKSVEDLGSPEEAGKKVLRQYLTEFMSTRLGVRRESKILSTSSRVADDGKLYYQVEANIKSYASNNELAVMPQDRVVRMEWNRRYLSVLGVENNQLYELRLQTPEKSFMEEENDLRSIMDSFRVNKVVA, from the exons ATGGCCACTCTTCTTGCGATCTCGTACTCTCCGAAGCTGAACACTCCACACTCGCGTAGATTAACGATAAATTCCACCCCTTCACCTTCCGTTTCTTGCATGCTAAATGAG AGTAAAGGTTTTGCAGTTCCAAGAAGAAATGCTATGGCATTGATCCTCTCAGGTTACATCCTCTCAATTTCCAATGCCCAAAATACTGCTTTTGCACAGTCTGTAGTATACAGGGAATACATAGATTCATTTGATGGATACTCATTCAAGTACCCGGGGAATTGGATTCAAGTACGTGGTGCTGGTGCTGATGTATTCTTCAGGGACCCTTATGTTCTCGATGAAAATATTTCCGTAGAGATATCATCTCCTTCGTCCTCCAAGTATAAAAGCGTAGAAGATTTGGGTTCACCTGAGGAAGCAGGGAAGAAAGTACTTAGGCAGTATTTGACCGAGTTCATGTCTACTCGGCTTGGTGTCAGGCGTGAATCAAAAATTCTTTCTACGTCTTCGAGAGTGGCCGATGATGGGAAGCTGTACTATCAAGTTGAG GCAAACATTAAGTCATACGCGAGCAACAATGAATTGGCAGTCATGCCACAGGACAGGGTGGTTCGTATGGAATGGAATCGGAGATACCTTTCGGTTCTTGGAGTTGAGAATAATCAGTTATATGAATTACGATTACAGACACCAGAAAAGTCATTCATGGAAGAGGAAAATGATCTTCGCTCCATTATGGATTCCTTCAGGGTGAATAAAGTGGTTGCTTGA
- the LOC140883646 gene encoding psbP domain-containing protein 1, chloroplastic isoform X2 produces the protein MALILSGYILSISNAQNTAFAQSVVYREYIDSFDGYSFKYPGNWIQVRGAGADVFFRDPYVLDENISVEISSPSSSKYKSVEDLGSPEEAGKKVLRQYLTEFMSTRLGVRRESKILSTSSRVADDGKLYYQVEANIKSYASNNELAVMPQDRVVRMEWNRRYLSVLGVENNQLYELRLQTPEKSFMEEENDLRSIMDSFRVNKVVA, from the exons ATGGCATTGATCCTCTCAGGTTACATCCTCTCAATTTCCAATGCCCAAAATACTGCTTTTGCACAGTCTGTAGTATACAGGGAATACATAGATTCATTTGATGGATACTCATTCAAGTACCCGGGGAATTGGATTCAAGTACGTGGTGCTGGTGCTGATGTATTCTTCAGGGACCCTTATGTTCTCGATGAAAATATTTCCGTAGAGATATCATCTCCTTCGTCCTCCAAGTATAAAAGCGTAGAAGATTTGGGTTCACCTGAGGAAGCAGGGAAGAAAGTACTTAGGCAGTATTTGACCGAGTTCATGTCTACTCGGCTTGGTGTCAGGCGTGAATCAAAAATTCTTTCTACGTCTTCGAGAGTGGCCGATGATGGGAAGCTGTACTATCAAGTTGAG GCAAACATTAAGTCATACGCGAGCAACAATGAATTGGCAGTCATGCCACAGGACAGGGTGGTTCGTATGGAATGGAATCGGAGATACCTTTCGGTTCTTGGAGTTGAGAATAATCAGTTATATGAATTACGATTACAGACACCAGAAAAGTCATTCATGGAAGAGGAAAATGATCTTCGCTCCATTATGGATTCCTTCAGGGTGAATAAAGTGGTTGCTTGA
- the LOC140883099 gene encoding uncharacterized protein isoform X3 encodes MSGSDLGGASYKHLKYCFFSATMSLRRSIQKISYMVEFRDIQNYFQTVAFFRGKFVFDHRVSVGSSVTNIYGTCLLCACIILFYHGGKQPAEGNYANSKICFHVLYKAAALAFYILSALFFDGFVIVLVVTVL; translated from the exons ATGTCAGGTAGTGATTTGGGAGGGGCTAGTTATAAGCATTTGAAGTATTGTTTTTTCTCTGCAACAATGTCTCTGCGTAGGTCAATACAAAAAATAAG TTATATGGTGGAATTCAGAGATATTCAGAACTATTTCCAGACGGTGGCTTTTTTCAGgggaaaatttgtttttgatcATCG TGTTTCAGTTGGGAGCTCAGTCACTAACATCTATGGAACTTGTCTTCTGTGTGCTTGCATTATCCTCTTTTATCATGGAGGAAAG CAGCCTGCAGAGGGGAATTACGCTAATTCGAAGATATGCTTCCATGTGCTTTATAAG GCTGCTGCGTTGGCATTTTATATTCTTTCAGCTCTCTTTTTCGATGGTTTTGTCATCGTTCTTGTGGTCACTGTCCTTTAG
- the LOC140883099 gene encoding uncharacterized protein isoform X1 has translation MSGSDLGGASYKHLKYCFFSATMSLRRSIQKISYMVEFRDIQNYFQTVAFFRGKFVFDHRVSVGSSVTNIYGTCLLCACIILFYHGGKVSSLQRGITLIRRYASMCFIRLLRWHFIFFQLSFSMVLSSFLWSLSFSPLLISGL, from the exons ATGTCAGGTAGTGATTTGGGAGGGGCTAGTTATAAGCATTTGAAGTATTGTTTTTTCTCTGCAACAATGTCTCTGCGTAGGTCAATACAAAAAATAAG TTATATGGTGGAATTCAGAGATATTCAGAACTATTTCCAGACGGTGGCTTTTTTCAGgggaaaatttgtttttgatcATCG TGTTTCAGTTGGGAGCTCAGTCACTAACATCTATGGAACTTGTCTTCTGTGTGCTTGCATTATCCTCTTTTATCATGGAGGAAAGGTGAG CAGCCTGCAGAGGGGAATTACGCTAATTCGAAGATATGCTTCCATGTGCTTTATAAG GCTGCTGCGTTGGCATTTTATATTCTTTCAGCTCTCTTTTTCGATGGTTTTGTCATCGTTCTTGTGGTCACTGTCCTTTAGTCCGCTCTTGATTTCTGGCTTGTGA
- the LOC140883099 gene encoding uncharacterized protein isoform X4, protein MSGSDLGGASYKHLKYCFFSATMSLRRSIQKISYMVEFRDIQNYFQTVAFFRGKFVFDHRVSVGSSVTNIYGTCLLCACIILFYHGGKPAEGNYANSKICFHVLYKAAALAFYILSALFFDGFVIVLVVTVL, encoded by the exons ATGTCAGGTAGTGATTTGGGAGGGGCTAGTTATAAGCATTTGAAGTATTGTTTTTTCTCTGCAACAATGTCTCTGCGTAGGTCAATACAAAAAATAAG TTATATGGTGGAATTCAGAGATATTCAGAACTATTTCCAGACGGTGGCTTTTTTCAGgggaaaatttgtttttgatcATCG TGTTTCAGTTGGGAGCTCAGTCACTAACATCTATGGAACTTGTCTTCTGTGTGCTTGCATTATCCTCTTTTATCATGGAGGAAAG CCTGCAGAGGGGAATTACGCTAATTCGAAGATATGCTTCCATGTGCTTTATAAG GCTGCTGCGTTGGCATTTTATATTCTTTCAGCTCTCTTTTTCGATGGTTTTGTCATCGTTCTTGTGGTCACTGTCCTTTAG
- the LOC140883099 gene encoding uncharacterized protein isoform X2 codes for MSGSDLGGASYKHLKYCFFSATMSLRRSIQKISYMVEFRDIQNYFQTVAFFRGKFVFDHRVSVGSSVTNIYGTCLLCACIILFYHGGKVSLQRGITLIRRYASMCFIRLLRWHFIFFQLSFSMVLSSFLWSLSFSPLLISGL; via the exons ATGTCAGGTAGTGATTTGGGAGGGGCTAGTTATAAGCATTTGAAGTATTGTTTTTTCTCTGCAACAATGTCTCTGCGTAGGTCAATACAAAAAATAAG TTATATGGTGGAATTCAGAGATATTCAGAACTATTTCCAGACGGTGGCTTTTTTCAGgggaaaatttgtttttgatcATCG TGTTTCAGTTGGGAGCTCAGTCACTAACATCTATGGAACTTGTCTTCTGTGTGCTTGCATTATCCTCTTTTATCATGGAGGAAAGGTGAG CCTGCAGAGGGGAATTACGCTAATTCGAAGATATGCTTCCATGTGCTTTATAAG GCTGCTGCGTTGGCATTTTATATTCTTTCAGCTCTCTTTTTCGATGGTTTTGTCATCGTTCTTGTGGTCACTGTCCTTTAGTCCGCTCTTGATTTCTGGCTTGTGA
- the LOC140883099 gene encoding uncharacterized protein isoform X6 — protein MSLRRSIQKISYMVEFRDIQNYFQTVAFFRGKFVFDHRVSVGSSVTNIYGTCLLCACIILFYHGGKVSSLQRGITLIRRYASMCFIRLLRWHFIFFQLSFSMVLSSFLWSLSFSPLLISGL, from the exons ATGTCTCTGCGTAGGTCAATACAAAAAATAAG TTATATGGTGGAATTCAGAGATATTCAGAACTATTTCCAGACGGTGGCTTTTTTCAGgggaaaatttgtttttgatcATCG TGTTTCAGTTGGGAGCTCAGTCACTAACATCTATGGAACTTGTCTTCTGTGTGCTTGCATTATCCTCTTTTATCATGGAGGAAAGGTGAG CAGCCTGCAGAGGGGAATTACGCTAATTCGAAGATATGCTTCCATGTGCTTTATAAG GCTGCTGCGTTGGCATTTTATATTCTTTCAGCTCTCTTTTTCGATGGTTTTGTCATCGTTCTTGTGGTCACTGTCCTTTAGTCCGCTCTTGATTTCTGGCTTGTGA
- the LOC140883099 gene encoding uncharacterized protein isoform X5: MPQHDACLTLFFSYMVEFRDIQNYFQTVAFFRGKFVFDHRVSVGSSVTNIYGTCLLCACIILFYHGGKVSSLQRGITLIRRYASMCFIRLLRWHFIFFQLSFSMVLSSFLWSLSFSPLLISGL; this comes from the exons ATGCCTCAACATGATGCTTGTTTAACATTGTTTTTCAGTTATATGGTGGAATTCAGAGATATTCAGAACTATTTCCAGACGGTGGCTTTTTTCAGgggaaaatttgtttttgatcATCG TGTTTCAGTTGGGAGCTCAGTCACTAACATCTATGGAACTTGTCTTCTGTGTGCTTGCATTATCCTCTTTTATCATGGAGGAAAGGTGAG CAGCCTGCAGAGGGGAATTACGCTAATTCGAAGATATGCTTCCATGTGCTTTATAAG GCTGCTGCGTTGGCATTTTATATTCTTTCAGCTCTCTTTTTCGATGGTTTTGTCATCGTTCTTGTGGTCACTGTCCTTTAGTCCGCTCTTGATTTCTGGCTTGTGA
- the LOC140883099 gene encoding uncharacterized protein isoform X7, giving the protein MVEFRDIQNYFQTVAFFRGKFVFDHRVSVGSSVTNIYGTCLLCACIILFYHGGKVSSLQRGITLIRRYASMCFIRLLRWHFIFFQLSFSMVLSSFLWSLSFSPLLISGL; this is encoded by the exons ATGGTGGAATTCAGAGATATTCAGAACTATTTCCAGACGGTGGCTTTTTTCAGgggaaaatttgtttttgatcATCG TGTTTCAGTTGGGAGCTCAGTCACTAACATCTATGGAACTTGTCTTCTGTGTGCTTGCATTATCCTCTTTTATCATGGAGGAAAGGTGAG CAGCCTGCAGAGGGGAATTACGCTAATTCGAAGATATGCTTCCATGTGCTTTATAAG GCTGCTGCGTTGGCATTTTATATTCTTTCAGCTCTCTTTTTCGATGGTTTTGTCATCGTTCTTGTGGTCACTGTCCTTTAGTCCGCTCTTGATTTCTGGCTTGTGA